The following coding sequences lie in one Stigmatopora nigra isolate UIUO_SnigA chromosome 4, RoL_Snig_1.1, whole genome shotgun sequence genomic window:
- the LOC144195790 gene encoding nuclear receptor subfamily 6 group A member 1-A-like isoform X2, whose product MDTWEDDAAEQRTCLICGDRATGLHYGIISCEGCKGFFKRSICNKRVYRCSRDKNCEMSRKQRNRCQYCRLLKCLQMGMNRKAIREDGMPGGRNKSIGPVQITEEEIERIMSGQEFKEEAPWGNNGDSDHSYLSNGASEGNQPSPASTLSSNRSAEMNGYTAALRDQYINTSMSTHYQLLPHLFSYAAQSGLLAPQPRGLYPQSHPLVLQLVAAEDLAPLATPMLIEDGYKVTQVELFALLCRLADELLFRQISWIKKLPFFCVLSIEDYTCLLSSTWQELILLSCLTIYSAQIFGNLANVTAKYTPSDDELQGFGEDGMEVMERLIYLFRKFHQLKISNEEYACMKAINFLNQDIRGLSNVSQLEQLNKRYWYVCQDYTEYKYPHQPKRFPEIMMCLPEIRCIAGKLVNVPLEQLPLLFKAVLHSCKSSVTSYRTAPSPCVTASSGN is encoded by the exons ATGGATACATGGGAAG ATGATGCAGCTGAGCAACGTACTTGCCTTATCTGTGGAGATAGAGCCACAGGCCTGCACTATGGCATCATCTCCTGTGAAGGCTGTAAGGGCTTCTTCAAGCGCAGCATTTGCAACAAGCGGGTGTACCGCTGCAGCAGGGACAAGAACTGTGAAATGTCACGCAAGCAACGCAACCGCTGCCAGTACTGCCGCCTACTCAAGTGTCTACAAATGGGGATGAACCGCAAAG CAATCAGAGAAGATGGAATGCCAGGGGGGAGGAACAAAAGCATTGGACCAGTTCAG atcACAGAGGAGGAGATTGAGCGCATCATGTCAGGACAGGAATTCAAGGAAGAAGCCCCGTGGGGCAACAACGGCGACAGTGACCACAGCTACCTCAGCAACGGGGCTTCAGAGGGTAACCAGCCGTCACCTGCCTCCACGCTGTCTTCCAA TCGCTCTGCCGAGATGAACGGCTATACAGCAGCCCTCAGAGATCAATACATCAACACCTCCATGTCAACACACTACCAGCTTCTTCCGCACCTCTTCAGTTATGCTGCCCAATCTGGCCTTCTGGCCCCCCAGCCACGTGGCCTTTACCCACAATCCCATCCATTAGTGCTACAGCTGGTGGCGGCTGAAGACTTGGCACCCCTGGCCACCCCGATGCTCATTGAAGATGG CTATAAGGTAACACAGGTGGAGCTGTTTGCCTTGCTGTGTCGCCTGGCAGACGAGCTACTCTTCCGCCAGATCTCCTGGATAAAGAAGTTGCCTTTCTTTTGTGTGCTCTCCATCGAGGACTACACCTGCCTGCTCAGCTCTACCTGGCAAGAGCTCATCCTGCTCTCCTGTCTCACAATCTACAGCGCCCAAATATTTGGCAACCTGGCTAATGTCACGGCCAAGTACACACCTTCTGATGACGAGCTGCAGGG TTTTGGTGAGGATGGCATGGAGGTAATGGAGAGGCTGATATATCTCTTTCGCAAATTCCACCAGTTGAAGATCAGCAATGAAGAGTATGCCTGTATGAAAGCAATCAACTTCCTAAACCAAG ATATTAGAGGACTGTCAAACGTCTCTCAGCTTGAGCAGCTGAACAAGCGCTACTGGTATGTGTGTCAGGACTATACAGAGTATAAGTATCCGCACCAGCCCAAACGCTTCCCTGAGATCATGATGTGTTTGCCAGAGATCCGCTGTATAGCAG GGAAACTGGTCAATGTTCCTCTGGAGCAGCTCCCTCTCTTGTTCAAAGCAGTCTTGCACTCCTGCAAATCCAGTGTGACCAGCTACAGGACGGCCCCGTCACCCTGCGTGACCGCCTCCTCTGGAAATTAG
- the LOC144195790 gene encoding nuclear receptor subfamily 6 group A member 1-A-like isoform X1 — MEIEPRTNGFDYPERSNPKPVNGFFGDHSLEPENSDSVDDAAEQRTCLICGDRATGLHYGIISCEGCKGFFKRSICNKRVYRCSRDKNCEMSRKQRNRCQYCRLLKCLQMGMNRKAIREDGMPGGRNKSIGPVQITEEEIERIMSGQEFKEEAPWGNNGDSDHSYLSNGASEGNQPSPASTLSSNRSAEMNGYTAALRDQYINTSMSTHYQLLPHLFSYAAQSGLLAPQPRGLYPQSHPLVLQLVAAEDLAPLATPMLIEDGYKVTQVELFALLCRLADELLFRQISWIKKLPFFCVLSIEDYTCLLSSTWQELILLSCLTIYSAQIFGNLANVTAKYTPSDDELQGFGEDGMEVMERLIYLFRKFHQLKISNEEYACMKAINFLNQDIRGLSNVSQLEQLNKRYWYVCQDYTEYKYPHQPKRFPEIMMCLPEIRCIAGKLVNVPLEQLPLLFKAVLHSCKSSVTSYRTAPSPCVTASSGN; from the exons gcttttttGGAGACCACTCTCTGGAACCAGAAAACAGTGACAGTGTGG ATGATGCAGCTGAGCAACGTACTTGCCTTATCTGTGGAGATAGAGCCACAGGCCTGCACTATGGCATCATCTCCTGTGAAGGCTGTAAGGGCTTCTTCAAGCGCAGCATTTGCAACAAGCGGGTGTACCGCTGCAGCAGGGACAAGAACTGTGAAATGTCACGCAAGCAACGCAACCGCTGCCAGTACTGCCGCCTACTCAAGTGTCTACAAATGGGGATGAACCGCAAAG CAATCAGAGAAGATGGAATGCCAGGGGGGAGGAACAAAAGCATTGGACCAGTTCAG atcACAGAGGAGGAGATTGAGCGCATCATGTCAGGACAGGAATTCAAGGAAGAAGCCCCGTGGGGCAACAACGGCGACAGTGACCACAGCTACCTCAGCAACGGGGCTTCAGAGGGTAACCAGCCGTCACCTGCCTCCACGCTGTCTTCCAA TCGCTCTGCCGAGATGAACGGCTATACAGCAGCCCTCAGAGATCAATACATCAACACCTCCATGTCAACACACTACCAGCTTCTTCCGCACCTCTTCAGTTATGCTGCCCAATCTGGCCTTCTGGCCCCCCAGCCACGTGGCCTTTACCCACAATCCCATCCATTAGTGCTACAGCTGGTGGCGGCTGAAGACTTGGCACCCCTGGCCACCCCGATGCTCATTGAAGATGG CTATAAGGTAACACAGGTGGAGCTGTTTGCCTTGCTGTGTCGCCTGGCAGACGAGCTACTCTTCCGCCAGATCTCCTGGATAAAGAAGTTGCCTTTCTTTTGTGTGCTCTCCATCGAGGACTACACCTGCCTGCTCAGCTCTACCTGGCAAGAGCTCATCCTGCTCTCCTGTCTCACAATCTACAGCGCCCAAATATTTGGCAACCTGGCTAATGTCACGGCCAAGTACACACCTTCTGATGACGAGCTGCAGGG TTTTGGTGAGGATGGCATGGAGGTAATGGAGAGGCTGATATATCTCTTTCGCAAATTCCACCAGTTGAAGATCAGCAATGAAGAGTATGCCTGTATGAAAGCAATCAACTTCCTAAACCAAG ATATTAGAGGACTGTCAAACGTCTCTCAGCTTGAGCAGCTGAACAAGCGCTACTGGTATGTGTGTCAGGACTATACAGAGTATAAGTATCCGCACCAGCCCAAACGCTTCCCTGAGATCATGATGTGTTTGCCAGAGATCCGCTGTATAGCAG GGAAACTGGTCAATGTTCCTCTGGAGCAGCTCCCTCTCTTGTTCAAAGCAGTCTTGCACTCCTGCAAATCCAGTGTGACCAGCTACAGGACGGCCCCGTCACCCTGCGTGACCGCCTCCTCTGGAAATTAG